A genomic window from Micromonospora ferruginea includes:
- the rlmB gene encoding 23S rRNA (guanosine(2251)-2'-O)-methyltransferase RlmB encodes MAGNSQRRGRRLTSKAGAPKGTGGKNKDSLAGRGRTLPADERPWHKAYSGTEKLPQRTAWKQDKERRAAAEEGRAPKIGQPGTKDTTWGRGGGRGVPTAAKGRGGKPTAGRSGPRVSPGRKSNPAKDSPELLVGRNPVLESLRAQVPATALYTAQGIDVDDRVKEIVRTAADRGIAILEVGRAELDRMTGGVLHQGVGLQVPPFAYEPFEDLVTAALEQAAPLLVALDGVTDPRNLGAVIRSAAAFGAQGVFVPERRAAGITATAWRTSAGAAARVPVAQVTNLTRSLKACKEAGFVVVGLDADGQTDLYDLEAAVGPLVVVVGSEGRGLSRLVGETCDLTVSIPMVSDVESLNASVAAAVTLAEVARRRAVEA; translated from the coding sequence ATGGCCGGCAACTCGCAGCGCCGTGGCCGGCGACTGACGTCGAAGGCAGGCGCCCCCAAGGGCACCGGCGGCAAGAACAAGGACTCGCTCGCCGGCCGGGGCCGCACCCTCCCGGCGGACGAGCGCCCCTGGCACAAGGCCTACTCGGGCACCGAGAAGCTGCCCCAGCGCACCGCCTGGAAGCAGGACAAGGAGCGCCGGGCCGCCGCCGAGGAGGGCCGCGCGCCCAAGATCGGCCAGCCGGGCACCAAGGACACCACCTGGGGCCGGGGCGGCGGTCGGGGCGTACCCACCGCCGCCAAGGGCCGCGGCGGAAAGCCCACCGCCGGCCGGTCCGGGCCCCGGGTCTCCCCGGGCCGCAAGTCGAACCCGGCGAAGGACAGCCCCGAGCTGCTGGTCGGCCGGAACCCGGTGCTGGAGTCGCTGCGCGCGCAGGTGCCGGCGACCGCGCTCTACACCGCCCAGGGCATCGACGTCGACGACCGGGTCAAGGAGATCGTCCGCACCGCCGCCGACCGGGGCATCGCGATCCTGGAGGTCGGCCGCGCCGAGCTGGACCGGATGACCGGCGGCGTGCTGCACCAGGGCGTCGGGCTCCAGGTGCCGCCGTTCGCCTACGAGCCGTTCGAGGACCTGGTCACCGCCGCGCTGGAGCAGGCCGCGCCGCTGCTGGTCGCGTTGGACGGCGTCACCGACCCGCGCAACCTCGGCGCGGTGATCCGGTCCGCCGCCGCGTTCGGCGCGCAGGGTGTCTTCGTACCCGAGCGGCGTGCCGCCGGGATCACCGCGACCGCCTGGCGGACCAGCGCCGGCGCGGCCGCGCGCGTCCCGGTCGCCCAGGTCACCAACCTGACCCGGTCGCTCAAGGCGTGCAAGGAGGCCGGCTTCGTCGTGGTCGGCCTGGACGCCGACGGGCAGACCGACCTGTACGACCTGGAGGCCGCCGTCGGCCCGCTGGTCGTGGTGGTCGGCTCGGAGGGGCGCGGGCTGTCCCGCCTGGTCGGCGAGACCTGCGACCTGACCGTCAGCATCCCGATGGTCTCCGACGTCGAGTCGCTCAACGCCAGCGTCGCCGCCGCGGTCACGCTCGCCGAAGTCGCGCGCCGTCGCGCCGTCGAGGCCTGA
- a CDS encoding ABC transporter ATP-binding protein has product MATVTYAKASRIYPGTERPAVNQLDLQIGDGEFLVLVGPSGCGKSTSLRMLAGLEDVDDGAIYIDDRDVTHLPPKARDIAMVFQNYALYPHMTVYENMAFALKLRKTSKSEIDRRVKEAANLLQLEEFLSRKPKALSGGQRQRVAMGRAIVREPQVFLMDEPLSNLDAKLRVQTRTQIASLQAKLGVTTVYVTHDQVEAMTMGHRVAVMLDGVLQQVDTPRALYDTPANVFVAGFMGSPAMNIKTVKLTDQGGAFAELMVPLTREQIEAARAEGGDGKVTVGFRPEDCDLVGPSEGGMPVVVELVEDLGSDANVYGHAALEGHNERFVVRTDRRTMPNMGDTVFVKPRTGRSHVFHASTGHRI; this is encoded by the coding sequence ATGGCTACGGTCACCTACGCGAAGGCGTCCCGGATCTATCCGGGCACCGAGCGCCCCGCCGTCAACCAGCTCGACCTGCAGATCGGCGACGGGGAGTTCCTCGTCCTGGTCGGCCCGTCCGGCTGCGGAAAGTCCACCAGCCTGCGGATGCTCGCCGGCCTGGAGGACGTCGACGACGGCGCGATCTACATCGACGACCGGGACGTCACCCACCTCCCGCCGAAGGCCCGCGACATCGCGATGGTCTTCCAGAACTACGCCCTCTACCCGCACATGACGGTGTACGAGAACATGGCGTTCGCCCTCAAGCTGCGCAAGACCTCCAAGTCGGAGATCGACCGGCGGGTCAAGGAGGCGGCCAACCTCCTGCAGTTGGAGGAGTTCCTCAGCCGCAAGCCGAAGGCGCTCTCCGGCGGTCAGCGCCAGCGGGTCGCCATGGGCCGCGCGATCGTCCGCGAGCCGCAGGTCTTCCTCATGGACGAGCCGCTGTCGAACCTCGACGCCAAGCTCCGCGTCCAGACCCGTACGCAGATCGCCTCGCTCCAGGCGAAGCTCGGCGTCACCACGGTCTACGTCACCCACGACCAGGTCGAGGCCATGACCATGGGTCACCGGGTGGCGGTCATGCTGGACGGCGTGCTCCAGCAGGTGGACACCCCGCGGGCGCTCTACGACACCCCGGCCAACGTCTTCGTCGCCGGCTTCATGGGTTCCCCGGCCATGAACATCAAGACGGTGAAGCTGACCGATCAGGGCGGGGCGTTCGCCGAGCTGATGGTCCCGCTGACCCGTGAGCAGATCGAGGCGGCCCGCGCCGAGGGCGGCGACGGCAAGGTCACCGTCGGCTTCCGGCCGGAGGACTGCGACCTGGTCGGCCCGTCCGAGGGCGGCATGCCGGTCGTGGTGGAGCTGGTCGAGGACCTGGGTTCCGACGCCAACGTCTACGGCCACGCCGCGCTGGAGGGCCACAACGAGCGGTTCGTGGTCCGCACCGACCGGCGCACCATGCCGAACATGGGCGACACCGTGTTCGTCAAGCCGCGCACCGGCCGCAGCCACGTCTTCCACGCCTCCACCGGGCACCGGATCTGA
- a CDS encoding tyrosine-type recombinase/integrase, whose product MPKDPKQRQSAARRNPNGEGSIYQRSSDGRWVGQAYVLATDGTRKRKFVYGATWDEAHAKLIELKAQSQRGIPVPDRAWKLADYLPYWLKTYVSDLKPTTVRGYESAVRLHLVPALGTKRLDGLQVQHVKAFMDGFRRKCLCCTNGLDKIRPAGRRCCSVGRCCQSYPSARQVQFVHAVLRNALQHAMREELVSRNVAKLVRVPSPRYKIGKGLSVDQVRKILAASTGHRLHALYVVAATMGLRRGELVGLRWADVDLDDGTLRVQQTVQRVAGTLHVLDAKTEDSEAVLPLPEFTWLTLMEHRERQQAERAALPEVWEDHGLVFPSERGTPMEPTNLSRSFARLRESAGLPGVRLHDLRHTVVSLLMELGVPPHVVQAIARHADVKVTLKVYAHANLDAMRQALGKLDGRLS is encoded by the coding sequence ATGCCCAAAGACCCGAAGCAACGACAGTCGGCCGCCCGCCGCAACCCCAACGGGGAAGGCTCGATCTATCAGCGCTCCAGCGACGGCCGGTGGGTCGGGCAGGCGTACGTGCTCGCCACCGACGGCACCCGCAAGCGGAAGTTCGTCTACGGCGCCACCTGGGACGAGGCACACGCCAAGCTCATCGAGCTGAAGGCGCAGTCTCAGCGCGGCATCCCCGTCCCCGACCGGGCCTGGAAGCTGGCCGACTACCTGCCCTACTGGCTGAAGACGTACGTCAGTGACCTGAAGCCAACCACCGTTCGTGGCTACGAGAGCGCCGTACGGCTGCACCTGGTGCCGGCCCTCGGCACGAAGCGTCTCGACGGCTTGCAGGTGCAGCACGTCAAGGCGTTCATGGACGGCTTCCGCCGCAAGTGCCTCTGCTGCACCAACGGCCTCGACAAGATCCGCCCGGCTGGCCGGCGGTGCTGCTCGGTCGGTCGCTGCTGCCAGAGCTATCCCAGCGCCCGTCAGGTGCAGTTCGTACACGCGGTCCTCCGCAACGCGCTGCAACACGCGATGCGGGAGGAGCTGGTGTCGCGCAACGTGGCGAAGCTGGTGCGGGTCCCCTCCCCGCGCTACAAGATCGGCAAAGGGCTCTCCGTCGACCAGGTGCGCAAGATCCTCGCCGCCTCGACCGGCCACCGGCTTCACGCCCTTTACGTGGTGGCGGCCACGATGGGCCTCCGCCGCGGGGAGTTGGTCGGGCTCCGCTGGGCGGACGTCGACCTGGACGACGGCACCCTTCGGGTGCAGCAGACCGTTCAGCGGGTCGCCGGGACGCTTCACGTCCTGGACGCCAAGACCGAGGACTCCGAGGCGGTGCTACCGCTGCCCGAGTTCACCTGGCTCACGCTGATGGAGCACCGGGAGCGCCAGCAGGCGGAGCGGGCCGCACTCCCCGAGGTCTGGGAGGATCACGGGCTCGTCTTCCCCTCCGAGCGCGGTACGCCGATGGAGCCGACCAACCTCAGCCGCTCCTTCGCCCGCCTCCGGGAGTCCGCCGGCCTACCCGGCGTCCGGCTGCACGACCTGCGACACACGGTCGTGTCGCTGCTGATGGAGCTGGGCGTGCCACCGCATGTCGTCCAGGCCATTGCCCGGCACGCCGACGTGAAGGTGACGCTGAAGGTCTACGCTCACGCCAACCTCGACGCGATGCGTCAGGCGCTCGGCAAGCTCGACGGGCGGCTGTCATGA